The following nucleotide sequence is from Tardiphaga sp. 709.
GCTGGTTCACACCCGAGACCGTTTGGATCAATGAGGGTATCTCACGGACCACCGGCATCGACGAAGCGATCAGCATGATCGATGAGCTAGAAAAGTCCATGGGAATTGCCACAGTTCACATCGACATGCTTGCAATTGCCGCGGACGGCAATCGTGTACTCACAGAACGGCTAGACCGGTTTGAGCGCGCCGACGGCAGCGAGATCGGACGAGTGACATTAATGGGGATCTATGAACTCGACGGGGATCATATTGTAGCTTGGCGTGACTACGTTGATGTCAACGCTGTCTCAAAATTAGGGGCTGGCTGACAAGTGCAATTCCAGCCTGCTATTCTCTAAGCAAGAACGACTGTCTGGAGGCGAGTGCCGACTGGCTGCTTGATCATCTCGGCCCACGCACCATCGTGGTGGCAGACAAGCTTACGACGCCGATCGCCTCCGCGAGCTAATCGAGGCGCAGGGCGCTATACCCAACATTCCGGCTAAATCAAATAGGAAATGGAAACCTGCTTCAGCAAGCGGCTGTATTGCGAACCAAACCTGATTGAGTGGTTCTTCTCCAAGCTCAAGCAGTTCCGCCGTGTCGCCACACGCTATGACAAGCTGGCCGCCAACTTCATCGCAATGGTCCAGCTCGCCTCAATACGGCTGTGGTTACGCAATTATGGGTCTACGGCCGAATATGGTCCGTTGCGGGCGGGGGCACGCTCCACCGATAGCTGTATACGAGGCATGGTTATTGCATTCGTTTTGGGCTGACACACGGTTCAGCCCGAGGGAATGACATGTACAGCACCAACCGACGTGATTTCATCCGCCTAACGGCCATGGCCGCGGCGCTGTCCACGACCAGCATCAAGGCGTTCGCCGCCGACCGCGTGGTCAAGATCGGAACGCTGAAGCTCATTCACGGCGTCACGCCGTATTTCTACGAGAAATTCGCGCCTGATGGCGTCAAGTTCGAGGTGATCCCGTTTGAAACCCCGACCGACGGCAAGAACGCCGTTGTGACCGGTACTGTCGATTTTGGCATCTTCGGTTTTGCCGCGGCGACGCTCGGCGGTGCCAATGGTGAGCCGATCGTGGTGATCGCGTCTGCCTGCAATCGTGGCATGGCGGTCGTCGCCAAGAAGGATTCCGGGATCAATACGATCAAGGACCTGAAGGGCAAGAAAGTCGCGATCCTGCCGGGCTCGACCCAGGAAGTCGTGATCCTCGATCGTCTCTCCGCCGAAGGCATGACGGTGAAGGACGTCGAGTCCGTGCGTCTGTCGTTCAGCGACATGGCGCCGGCGCTCGCCCGCGGCGATATCGACGCCTATGTGGGTGCCGAGCCCGGCCCGGGCATCAGCCTCGCCAATGGCGTCGGGCAGATCGTTGAATACCCCTACACCACGCCGACCGGTTCGCTGAACATGGTGCTGGCCACGCGTCGCGAACTGATCGAGAAAGACCCCGAGCTCATCAAGGCGCTGCTCAAGACCCACCGCCTGGCCAGCGAATATGCCATGAAGGACCGCGAAGCCTTTATCGCCATTGCCATGCAGAAGCTCGGCCAGCAGAAGCCGTCGATCGAGAAGGCCGCCCCCAATGTGGAGCTGACCTGGAATATCGACGATCAGTTCATGAAGCAGGCGGAATATTACGGCGGCCAGATGCTGTCCAAGAAACAGATCCGGCAGTTGCCGGACTACAAGACCTTCATCGACGCCA
It contains:
- a CDS encoding limonene-1,2-epoxide hydrolase family protein codes for the protein MPTPTEIITEFCAAFSEDGGRPAVRRWFTPETVWINEGISRTTGIDEAISMIDELEKSMGIATVHIDMLAIAADGNRVLTERLDRFERADGSEIGRVTLMGIYELDGDHIVAWRDYVDVNAVSKLGAG
- a CDS encoding ABC transporter substrate-binding protein; the encoded protein is MYSTNRRDFIRLTAMAAALSTTSIKAFAADRVVKIGTLKLIHGVTPYFYEKFAPDGVKFEVIPFETPTDGKNAVVTGTVDFGIFGFAAATLGGANGEPIVVIASACNRGMAVVAKKDSGINTIKDLKGKKVAILPGSTQEVVILDRLSAEGMTVKDVESVRLSFSDMAPALARGDIDAYVGAEPGPGISLANGVGQIVEYPYTTPTGSLNMVLATRRELIEKDPELIKALLKTHRLASEYAMKDREAFIAIAMQKLGQQKPSIEKAAPNVELTWNIDDQFMKQAEYYGGQMLSKKQIRQLPDYKTFIDASFVKALAAT